A window of the Streptomyces formicae genome harbors these coding sequences:
- a CDS encoding ATP-binding cassette domain-containing protein, with amino-acid sequence MTDLAIAANGLRKSYGDKTVLDGVDLAVPQGTIFALLGPNGAGKTTAVKILSTLVTADAGDLHVGGHDLATDPQAVRAAIGVTGQFSAVDGLITGEENMLLMADLHHLSRGEGRRTAAELLERFDLTEAAKKPASTYSGGMKRRLDLAMTLVGNPRIIFLDEPTTGLDPRSRHSMWQIIRELVSDGVTVFLTTQYLEEADELADRIAVLHDGKIAAEGTAEELKRLIPGGHVRLRFADPSAYQSAASALREATRDDEALALQIPSDGSQRELRSVLDRLDSAGIEADELTVHTPDLDDVFFALTGPADVPNQPKEAVR; translated from the coding sequence ATGACCGACCTGGCCATCGCGGCGAACGGGCTGCGCAAGTCCTACGGCGACAAGACCGTCCTCGACGGCGTCGACCTGGCCGTCCCGCAAGGAACGATCTTCGCACTGCTCGGCCCGAACGGCGCCGGCAAGACCACCGCCGTCAAGATCCTCTCCACCCTCGTCACCGCCGACGCCGGCGATCTGCACGTCGGTGGCCACGACCTGGCCACCGACCCGCAGGCGGTGCGTGCCGCGATCGGCGTCACCGGGCAGTTCTCGGCCGTCGACGGCCTGATCACCGGCGAGGAGAACATGCTCCTCATGGCGGACCTGCACCACCTCTCCCGTGGCGAGGGCCGCCGCACCGCCGCCGAACTCCTGGAGCGCTTCGACCTCACCGAGGCCGCCAAGAAGCCCGCCTCCACCTACTCCGGCGGCATGAAGCGCCGCCTCGACCTCGCCATGACCCTGGTCGGCAACCCGCGGATCATCTTCCTCGACGAGCCGACCACCGGACTCGACCCCCGCAGCCGCCACAGCATGTGGCAGATCATCCGCGAGCTCGTCTCCGACGGCGTCACCGTCTTCCTCACCACCCAGTACCTGGAGGAGGCCGACGAGCTCGCCGACCGCATCGCCGTGCTCCACGACGGCAAGATCGCCGCCGAGGGCACCGCCGAGGAGCTCAAACGCCTCATCCCCGGCGGGCATGTCCGGCTCCGCTTCGCCGACCCGTCCGCGTACCAGTCCGCCGCCTCCGCCCTGCGCGAGGCCACCAGGGACGACGAGGCGCTGGCGCTGCAGATCCCCAGCGACGGCAGCCAGCGCGAGCTGCGCTCCGTCCTCGACCGGCTGGACTCGGCCGGCATCGAGGCGGACGAGCTGACCGTGCACACCCCCGACCTCGACGACGTGTTCTTCGCCCTGACCGGCCCGGCCGACGTCCCCAACCAGCCCAAGGAGGCTGTCCGATGA
- a CDS encoding DUF4097 family beta strand repeat-containing protein → MQKFTTPAAISAVLDVPAGRIQVIAADRADTTVEVLPADAAKSRDMKAAEQTTVEFGDGVLRIKAPAAKNPILGASGSIEVTVQLPAGSNIEAKAEAAELRGVGRLGDVAFDGAYRQIKIDEAASVRLTAIDGDVEVGRLGGPARISTARGDIRINEAVRGTVVLGTQSGDISVAAAAGVSAALDAGTGYGRVSNALKNDGTADLHIRATTDHGDITARSL, encoded by the coding sequence ATGCAGAAGTTCACCACCCCCGCCGCGATCTCCGCCGTCCTGGACGTCCCCGCCGGGCGCATCCAGGTCATCGCCGCCGACCGGGCCGACACCACCGTCGAGGTCCTGCCCGCCGACGCCGCCAAGAGCCGCGACATGAAGGCGGCCGAGCAGACCACGGTCGAATTCGGCGACGGCGTCCTGCGGATCAAGGCCCCGGCGGCGAAGAACCCGATCCTCGGCGCGTCTGGATCCATCGAGGTGACGGTCCAGCTGCCCGCCGGCTCGAACATCGAGGCCAAGGCCGAGGCCGCCGAGCTCCGCGGCGTCGGACGCCTCGGCGACGTCGCCTTCGACGGCGCGTACCGCCAGATCAAGATCGACGAGGCCGCGAGCGTCCGCCTCACCGCGATCGACGGCGACGTCGAGGTCGGCCGGCTGGGCGGCCCGGCTCGGATCAGCACCGCAAGGGGCGACATCCGGATCAACGAGGCCGTGCGCGGCACGGTCGTGCTCGGCACCCAGTCCGGCGACATTTCGGTCGCCGCCGCGGCCGGCGTCTCGGCCGCCCTGGATGCCGGCACCGGCTACGGCCGCGTCAGCAACGCCCTCAAGAACGACGGCACCGCCGACCTCCACATCCGCGCCACCACCGACCACGGCGACATCACCGCCCGCAGCCTGTAA
- a CDS encoding GbsR/MarR family transcriptional regulator → MPGGRLTQQERQQIALGLADGLAYAEIARRLDRPTSTITREVMRNGGPTAYRADLAHRATERRAHRRKHTPPRGQGAPAQGHGRDDEAVREYEEAFTTLLMQQGLPKMTARVLTCLFVADAGSLTAAELVQHLQVSPASVSKAIGFLEAQGLIRRERDERRRERYFVDDDVWYQSTIASARGVAKVAETARQGVSVLGPSTPAAARLENIARFSDFISESILRAAEQVREVLYTKPEASSGGTAESCPDC, encoded by the coding sequence GTGCCGGGAGGCAGACTCACTCAGCAGGAACGTCAGCAGATCGCGCTGGGGCTGGCCGACGGCCTCGCCTACGCGGAGATCGCCAGACGCCTCGACCGTCCGACCTCGACCATCACGCGTGAGGTGATGCGCAACGGCGGCCCCACCGCCTACCGCGCCGACCTGGCCCACCGCGCCACCGAACGCCGCGCCCACCGGCGCAAGCACACCCCGCCCCGAGGGCAGGGAGCGCCGGCGCAGGGCCACGGGCGCGACGACGAGGCCGTGCGTGAGTACGAGGAGGCGTTCACCACCCTCCTGATGCAACAGGGCCTGCCCAAGATGACGGCTCGGGTGCTGACCTGCCTCTTCGTCGCCGACGCGGGCAGCCTCACCGCGGCCGAACTCGTCCAGCACCTCCAGGTCAGCCCGGCGTCCGTCTCCAAGGCGATCGGTTTCCTCGAAGCTCAGGGCCTCATCCGCCGGGAACGCGACGAACGCCGCCGCGAGCGCTACTTCGTCGACGACGACGTCTGGTACCAGTCGACGATCGCCAGCGCCCGCGGCGTCGCCAAGGTCGCCGAGACCGCACGGCAGGGCGTCAGCGTCCTCGGCCCCAGCACCCCGGCCGCCGCCCGCCTGGAGAACATCGCCCGCTTCAGCGACTTCATCAGCGAGAGCATCCTCCGTGCCGCCGAGCAGGTCCGCGAAGTCCTCTACACGAAACCCGAAGCGAGCTCGGGCGGCACTGCCGAGTCATGTCCGGATTGCTGA
- a CDS encoding saccharopine dehydrogenase family protein → MNRQQGHTRNGPERPYDIVLFGATGFVGRLTAEYLAAHAPAGCRWAVAGRNEAKLERLRERLTAIDPGCARLPLITADASDPESMRELAESTQVVATTVGPYVWYGEPLVAACAEAGTDYADLTGEEEFVDTVFVRHDARARETGARLVHACGFDSVPHDLGAYFTVQQLPEDVPLRVDGFVSGGGMFSGGTFASAVTIMGRQREALRAARERRLHEPRLVGRRARAPLGAPRFSRETGTWALPMPTLDPRIVARSAAGLKRYGPDFQYRHYASVRTLQVALAAPVALGALAALAQVPPAREWLMSRYEPGRGPGAEQRERSWFRVRFVGEGGGRRVFTEVSGGDPGYGETAKMLAESALSLALDDLPPTAGQVTTAVAMGDALLRRLRDAGIVFRVAHTR, encoded by the coding sequence GTGAACAGACAGCAGGGACACACCCGGAACGGCCCTGAGCGGCCGTACGACATCGTGCTCTTCGGGGCCACCGGCTTCGTCGGCCGGCTCACCGCGGAGTACCTCGCCGCCCACGCGCCCGCGGGCTGCCGCTGGGCCGTCGCCGGGCGCAACGAGGCGAAGCTGGAGCGCCTGCGCGAGCGGCTCACCGCGATCGACCCCGGCTGCGCGCGGCTGCCCCTGATCACCGCCGACGCCTCCGACCCGGAGTCGATGCGCGAGCTGGCCGAGTCGACGCAGGTCGTGGCCACGACCGTCGGCCCCTATGTGTGGTACGGGGAGCCGCTGGTCGCCGCCTGCGCCGAGGCCGGGACGGACTACGCCGACCTCACCGGCGAGGAGGAGTTCGTCGACACCGTCTTCGTACGGCACGACGCACGCGCCCGCGAGACCGGCGCACGGCTCGTGCACGCGTGCGGATTCGACTCCGTGCCGCACGATCTGGGCGCGTACTTCACGGTCCAGCAGCTGCCGGAGGACGTGCCGCTGCGGGTCGACGGCTTCGTCAGCGGCGGCGGGATGTTCTCCGGCGGTACCTTCGCCTCCGCCGTCACCATCATGGGCCGGCAGCGCGAGGCCCTGCGGGCGGCGCGGGAGCGGCGCCTGCACGAGCCGCGGCTGGTGGGACGGCGGGCCAGGGCGCCGCTCGGGGCCCCGCGGTTCAGCCGGGAGACCGGCACGTGGGCGCTGCCGATGCCGACGCTCGACCCGCGGATCGTGGCGCGCTCGGCGGCCGGCCTGAAGCGGTACGGCCCCGACTTCCAGTACCGCCACTACGCATCCGTCCGCACACTCCAGGTCGCCCTCGCTGCGCCGGTCGCGCTCGGCGCCCTCGCGGCGCTCGCCCAGGTCCCGCCTGCGCGGGAGTGGCTGATGAGCCGTTACGAGCCGGGCCGCGGCCCCGGCGCGGAGCAGCGCGAACGCAGCTGGTTCCGGGTGCGCTTCGTCGGCGAGGGCGGCGGACGGCGGGTCTTCACGGAGGTGTCGGGCGGCGATCCCGGTTACGGCGAGACGGCGAAGATGCTGGCCGAGTCCGCGCTCAGTCTGGCGCTCGACGACCTGCCGCCGACGGCGGGGCAGGTGACGACGGCGGTCGCGATGGGGGACGCGTTGCTGCGGCGGCTGCGGGACGCGGGGATCGTGTTCCGGGTGGCGCACACGCGGTAG
- a CDS encoding MmcQ/YjbR family DNA-binding protein yields the protein MAAPPKAALAKWEKVRSFALGLPGAGEEFPWGETVVKVNKKIFVFLGVTDGSYPLGMGVKLKDEAMHAHALSCPGAEPSGYGLGKAGWVQIPLAQKGAPSAEVLCDWVEESYRTIATKKLIAELDAR from the coding sequence ATGGCGGCACCACCGAAGGCGGCCCTGGCGAAATGGGAGAAGGTGCGGTCCTTTGCCCTGGGACTGCCGGGCGCGGGCGAGGAGTTCCCCTGGGGCGAGACCGTCGTCAAGGTCAACAAGAAGATCTTCGTCTTCCTCGGTGTGACCGACGGCAGTTACCCCCTCGGGATGGGCGTCAAGCTCAAGGACGAGGCGATGCACGCCCACGCCCTGTCCTGCCCGGGCGCGGAGCCGTCGGGCTACGGCCTGGGCAAGGCGGGATGGGTGCAGATCCCGCTCGCGCAGAAGGGCGCTCCCAGTGCCGAAGTGCTCTGCGACTGGGTCGAGGAGAGCTACCGCACCATCGCGACGAAGAAGCTGATCGCGGAGCTGGACGCGCGCTGA
- a CDS encoding CaiB/BaiF CoA transferase family protein: MLHQLCHTAGGLMAARTSGSGGPGDEPGGGLGDGRGEGPGGSGPLAGVRVVELAGIGPGPFAAMLLADLGADVVRVDRPGGAGLAINPAYDLTNRNKRSVLIDLKADGGPAQVLDLAERADVLIEGYRPGVAERLGVGPEQCHARNPRLVYGRMTGWGQEGPLAQRAGHDITYIALTGTLGMIGKPDEAPAVPANLVGDYAGGSLYLVIGVLAALQHARTPGGTGQVVDAAIVDGAAHLATMIHGMMAAGGWQDRRGANLLDGGCPFYGNYATADGGYMAVGPLEQRFYDEFIELLGIADEAPARKDFARWGELRAAVAARFLTKTRAEWTAVFEGSDACVAPVLSLSEAPSHPHLASRGTFTDHGGITQPAPAPRFSATPGSVRRPPALPGADTEEVARDWDVPTIRPESRQQGGEQQR; encoded by the coding sequence ATGTTACATCAGTTGTGTCATACCGCTGGGGGCTTGATGGCAGCGAGAACGAGCGGTTCCGGCGGTCCCGGCGACGAGCCCGGCGGCGGCCTTGGTGACGGCCGTGGCGAGGGCCCCGGCGGCAGCGGCCCGCTGGCCGGGGTGCGCGTCGTCGAGCTGGCCGGGATCGGCCCCGGGCCCTTCGCCGCCATGCTCCTCGCCGACCTCGGCGCCGATGTCGTACGGGTCGACCGGCCCGGCGGCGCGGGCCTCGCGATCAACCCGGCGTACGACCTCACCAACCGCAACAAACGGTCCGTACTGATCGACCTCAAGGCCGACGGCGGCCCCGCGCAGGTCCTCGACCTGGCCGAGCGTGCCGACGTCCTGATCGAGGGGTACCGACCGGGGGTCGCCGAGCGGCTCGGCGTCGGGCCCGAGCAGTGCCACGCCCGCAACCCCCGGTTGGTCTACGGGCGGATGACGGGCTGGGGCCAGGAGGGGCCGCTCGCCCAGCGCGCCGGCCACGACATCACGTACATCGCCCTGACCGGCACCCTCGGCATGATCGGCAAGCCGGACGAGGCGCCCGCCGTCCCGGCCAACCTCGTCGGTGACTACGCGGGCGGCTCGCTCTACCTCGTCATCGGCGTGCTGGCCGCACTGCAGCACGCCCGCACCCCCGGCGGCACCGGCCAGGTCGTGGACGCGGCGATCGTCGACGGCGCCGCGCATCTCGCCACCATGATCCACGGGATGATGGCCGCCGGAGGCTGGCAGGACCGCCGCGGTGCCAATCTCCTCGACGGCGGCTGCCCCTTCTACGGGAACTATGCGACCGCCGACGGGGGATACATGGCGGTGGGCCCCCTGGAGCAGCGGTTCTACGACGAGTTCATCGAGCTGCTCGGCATCGCGGACGAGGCCCCGGCGCGCAAGGACTTCGCCCGCTGGGGCGAGCTGCGCGCAGCCGTCGCCGCACGCTTCCTCACGAAGACGCGGGCGGAGTGGACCGCGGTCTTCGAGGGCTCCGACGCCTGCGTTGCGCCCGTGCTGTCGCTGAGCGAGGCCCCCTCGCATCCGCATCTCGCGTCCCGCGGCACCTTCACCGACCACGGGGGCATCACCCAGCCGGCCCCCGCGCCACGCTTCTCCGCGACCCCGGGCTCGGTACGCCGGCCGCCGGCCCTCCCCGGCGCGGACACCGAAGAGGTCGCGCGCGACTGGGACGTACCGACGATCCGGCCGGAGAGCCGGCAGCAGGGCGGGGAGCAGCAGCGATGA
- a CDS encoding acyl-CoA dehydrogenase family protein has translation MKRQIFGADHEAFRETVRTFLAKEVLPHYDQWEKDGIVSRESWRAAGRQGLLGLAVPEEYGGGGNADFRYSAVLAEEFTRAGAAGLAIGLHNDIIGPYLTSLATEEQKRRWLPGFCSGEIITAIAMTEPGAGSDLQGIRTTAEDRGDHWLLNGSKTFISNGILADLVIVVAKTTPEGGAKGLSLLVVERGMAGFERGRNLDKIGQKAQDTAELFFTDVRVPKENLLGEVNGAFVHLMTNLAQERLNIAVAGIAAAEYLLEITTRYVKEREAFGRPLAKLQHIRFEIAEMATECAVTRTFLDRCIVDHSNGELDAVHASMAKWWATELQKRVADRCLQLHGGYGYMSEYRVAKAFTDGRIQTIYGGTTEIMKEIIGRSLLS, from the coding sequence ATGAAACGGCAGATCTTCGGCGCCGACCACGAGGCGTTCCGCGAGACCGTGCGCACCTTCCTCGCCAAGGAGGTGCTGCCGCACTACGACCAGTGGGAGAAGGACGGCATCGTCTCGCGCGAGTCCTGGCGCGCGGCGGGCCGCCAGGGGCTGCTCGGCCTCGCGGTCCCCGAAGAGTACGGAGGCGGTGGGAACGCCGACTTCCGCTACAGTGCGGTGCTCGCCGAGGAGTTCACCCGCGCGGGCGCCGCCGGCCTCGCGATCGGCCTGCACAACGACATCATCGGGCCGTATCTCACCTCGCTCGCGACCGAGGAGCAGAAGCGGCGCTGGCTGCCGGGCTTCTGCAGCGGCGAGATCATCACGGCCATCGCCATGACCGAGCCGGGCGCGGGCTCGGACCTCCAGGGCATCCGGACCACCGCGGAGGACCGGGGCGACCACTGGCTGCTCAACGGCTCCAAGACGTTCATCTCCAACGGCATCCTCGCCGACCTGGTGATCGTCGTCGCGAAGACCACCCCCGAGGGCGGGGCCAAGGGGCTGTCGCTGCTCGTCGTCGAGCGCGGCATGGCCGGCTTCGAGCGCGGGCGCAACCTCGACAAGATCGGCCAGAAGGCCCAGGACACGGCAGAGCTGTTCTTCACCGACGTCCGCGTCCCGAAGGAGAACCTCCTCGGCGAGGTCAACGGCGCCTTCGTCCATCTGATGACCAACCTCGCGCAGGAGCGGCTGAACATCGCGGTGGCCGGTATCGCCGCCGCCGAGTACCTGCTGGAGATCACCACCCGGTACGTGAAGGAGCGCGAGGCGTTCGGGCGCCCGCTCGCCAAGCTCCAGCACATCCGCTTCGAGATAGCCGAGATGGCCACCGAGTGCGCCGTCACCCGCACCTTCCTCGACCGCTGCATCGTCGACCACTCCAACGGGGAGCTCGACGCGGTGCACGCCTCGATGGCCAAGTGGTGGGCCACGGAACTGCAGAAGCGCGTCGCCGACCGCTGCCTCCAGCTGCACGGCGGATACGGCTACATGAGCGAGTACCGGGTCGCGAAGGCGTTCACGGACGGCCGTATCCAGACGATCTACGGCGGCACGACGGAGATCATGAAGGAGATCATCGGCCGCTCCCTGCTCTCCTGA
- a CDS encoding acetyl-CoA C-acetyltransferase, which translates to MSTEAFVYDAIRTPRGRGKANGALHGTKPIDLVVGLIHEMRARFPELDPAAIDDIVLGVVGPVGDQGSDIARIAAIAAGLPDSVAGVQENRFCASGLEAVNMGAMKIRSGWEELVLAGGVESMSRVPMASDGGAWFADPMTNFATGFVPQGISADLIATIEGFSRRDVDEYAALSQERAAAAWKDGRFDRSVVPVKDRNGLVVLDHDEHMRPGTTADSLASLKPSFAGVGDLGGFDAVALQRYHWVEQIDHVHHAGNSSGIVDGASLVAIGSKTVGERYGLTPRARIVSGAVSGSEPTIMLTGPAPAARKALAKAGLTIDDIDLIEINEAFAAVVLRFVRDMGISLDKVNVNGGAIALGHPLGATGAMILGTLVDELERQDKRYGLVTLCVGGGMGIATIVERL; encoded by the coding sequence GTGAGTACCGAAGCGTTTGTGTACGACGCGATCCGCACCCCGCGCGGCCGCGGCAAGGCCAACGGTGCCCTGCACGGCACCAAGCCCATCGACCTCGTCGTCGGTCTGATCCACGAGATGCGCGCCCGCTTCCCCGAGCTCGACCCGGCGGCGATCGACGACATCGTGCTCGGTGTCGTCGGCCCGGTCGGCGACCAGGGCTCCGACATCGCCCGGATCGCCGCCATCGCCGCCGGGCTGCCCGACTCGGTCGCCGGCGTCCAGGAGAACCGCTTCTGTGCCTCGGGCCTGGAAGCCGTCAACATGGGGGCGATGAAGATCCGCTCCGGCTGGGAGGAGCTCGTCCTCGCGGGCGGCGTCGAGTCGATGTCGCGCGTACCGATGGCCTCCGACGGCGGCGCATGGTTCGCCGACCCGATGACCAACTTCGCCACCGGCTTCGTGCCGCAGGGCATCAGCGCCGACCTGATCGCCACGATCGAGGGCTTCTCCCGCCGCGACGTGGACGAGTACGCGGCGCTCTCCCAGGAGCGTGCGGCGGCGGCCTGGAAGGACGGGCGCTTCGACCGCTCCGTCGTCCCCGTCAAGGACCGCAACGGACTGGTCGTGCTCGACCACGACGAGCACATGCGCCCCGGCACCACCGCGGACTCGCTCGCCTCCCTCAAGCCGTCGTTCGCGGGCGTCGGCGACCTGGGCGGCTTCGACGCCGTCGCCCTCCAGCGCTACCACTGGGTGGAGCAGATCGACCACGTCCACCACGCGGGCAACTCGTCCGGCATCGTCGACGGAGCCTCGCTCGTCGCGATCGGCTCGAAGACGGTCGGCGAGCGGTACGGCCTCACGCCGCGCGCCCGGATCGTCTCCGGGGCGGTCTCCGGCTCCGAGCCCACCATCATGCTCACCGGACCGGCCCCCGCCGCCCGCAAGGCGCTCGCCAAGGCCGGACTGACCATCGACGACATCGATCTGATCGAGATCAACGAGGCGTTCGCCGCCGTCGTGCTGCGCTTCGTCCGCGACATGGGGATCTCCCTGGACAAGGTGAACGTCAACGGCGGCGCGATCGCACTCGGCCACCCGCTGGGCGCCACCGGCGCGATGATCCTCGGCACCCTCGTCGACGAACTGGAGCGCCAGGACAAGCGGTACGGCCTGGTCACGCTCTGCGTCGGCGGCGGCATGGGCATCGCCACCATCGTCGAGCGACTCTGA
- a CDS encoding 3-hydroxyacyl-CoA dehydrogenase NAD-binding domain-containing protein — MTESTTIRWEQDETGIVTLVLDDPNQSANTMNQAFKDSIAAIADRAEAEKDAIRGIIYTSAKKTFFAGGDLKDMIRLGPEDARLAFDTGTAIKHSLRRIETLGKPVVAAVNGAALGGGYEIALASHHRIALDAPGSKIGLPEVTLGLLPAGGGVTRTVRLMGIADALLKVLLQGTQYSPKRALENGLVHEVAATPEEMLAKARAFIDANPESQQPWDVKGYKIPGGTPSNPKFAANLPAFPAGLKKQLNGAPYPAPRNILAAAVEGSQVDFETALTIEARYFTELVTGQTAKNMIQAFFFDLQAVNSGASRPKGIEPREVRKVAVLGAGMMGAGIAYACAKAGIDVVLKDVNADAAQHGKAYSRKLLDKAVSRGRRTEAERDELLARITPTADPADLAGCDAVIEAVYEDPALKHKVFQEIQDVVEPDALLCSNTSTLPITLLAEGVERPADFVGLHFFSPVDKMPLVEIIKGERTGDEALARAFDLVRQISKTPIVVNDSRGFFTSRVIGQFINEGVAMVGEGVEPASVEQAAAQAGYPAKVLSLMDELTLTLPRKIRNETRRAVEEAGGIWTAHPADAVIDRLVDDFGRTGRSGGAGFYDYVDGKRTGLWPGLREHFGRPDAVAVPFEDMKERMLFSEALDTVRCLEEGVLTSVADANIGSIMGIGFPAWTGGVLQYINGYEGGLPGFVARARELAATYGERFEPPALLVEKAERGETFTDA, encoded by the coding sequence ATGACCGAGAGCACGACCATCCGCTGGGAGCAGGACGAGACCGGGATCGTCACCCTCGTCCTCGACGACCCCAACCAGTCCGCCAACACCATGAACCAGGCGTTCAAGGACTCCATCGCGGCGATCGCCGACCGCGCGGAGGCCGAGAAGGACGCGATCCGCGGCATCATCTACACCTCCGCCAAGAAGACCTTCTTCGCGGGCGGCGACCTCAAGGACATGATCAGGCTCGGCCCCGAGGACGCACGGCTCGCCTTCGACACCGGCACCGCCATCAAGCACTCCCTGCGCCGGATCGAGACCCTCGGCAAGCCCGTCGTCGCGGCCGTCAACGGCGCCGCGCTCGGCGGCGGTTACGAGATCGCGCTCGCCTCGCACCACCGCATCGCCCTCGACGCGCCCGGCTCGAAGATCGGCCTGCCCGAGGTCACGCTCGGCCTGCTCCCGGCCGGCGGCGGCGTCACCCGCACCGTACGGCTGATGGGCATCGCGGACGCGCTGCTGAAGGTGCTGCTCCAGGGCACCCAGTACTCCCCGAAGCGGGCGTTGGAGAACGGCCTCGTCCACGAAGTGGCCGCGACGCCCGAGGAGATGCTCGCCAAGGCGCGCGCCTTCATCGACGCCAACCCCGAGTCGCAGCAGCCGTGGGACGTCAAGGGGTACAAGATCCCCGGCGGCACGCCGTCGAACCCCAAGTTCGCCGCCAATCTGCCCGCTTTCCCCGCCGGCCTCAAGAAGCAGCTGAACGGCGCCCCGTACCCGGCCCCGCGCAACATCCTCGCCGCGGCCGTCGAGGGCTCCCAGGTCGACTTCGAGACCGCGCTGACCATCGAGGCCCGGTACTTCACCGAGCTGGTCACCGGCCAGACCGCGAAGAACATGATCCAGGCGTTCTTCTTCGACCTCCAGGCCGTCAACTCCGGTGCCAGCCGCCCCAAGGGCATCGAGCCGCGCGAGGTCCGCAAGGTCGCCGTGCTCGGCGCCGGGATGATGGGCGCGGGCATCGCGTACGCCTGCGCCAAGGCCGGCATCGACGTCGTCCTGAAGGACGTCAACGCCGACGCCGCCCAGCACGGCAAGGCGTACTCGCGGAAGCTGCTCGACAAGGCCGTGAGCCGCGGCCGCAGGACCGAGGCGGAGCGCGACGAGCTGCTCGCCCGGATCACCCCGACGGCCGACCCCGCCGATCTCGCGGGCTGCGACGCCGTCATCGAGGCGGTGTACGAGGACCCGGCGCTCAAGCACAAGGTGTTCCAGGAGATCCAGGACGTGGTCGAGCCGGACGCGCTCCTCTGCTCCAACACCTCCACACTGCCGATCACGCTGCTCGCCGAGGGCGTCGAGCGGCCCGCCGACTTCGTCGGGCTGCACTTCTTCTCGCCCGTCGACAAGATGCCGCTCGTCGAGATCATCAAGGGCGAGCGGACCGGCGACGAGGCGCTCGCCCGCGCCTTCGACCTGGTGCGCCAGATCAGCAAGACGCCGATCGTCGTCAACGACTCGCGCGGATTCTTCACCTCCCGCGTCATCGGGCAGTTCATCAACGAGGGCGTGGCGATGGTCGGCGAGGGCGTCGAGCCCGCGTCGGTCGAGCAGGCGGCCGCGCAGGCCGGATACCCGGCGAAGGTGCTCTCGCTGATGGACGAGCTCACGCTGACCCTGCCGCGGAAGATCCGCAACGAGACGAGGCGGGCCGTCGAGGAGGCGGGCGGCATCTGGACCGCCCACCCGGCCGACGCGGTCATCGACCGGCTGGTCGACGACTTCGGCCGCACGGGACGCAGCGGTGGCGCCGGCTTCTACGACTACGTGGACGGCAAGCGGACCGGCCTGTGGCCGGGCCTGCGCGAGCACTTCGGCAGGCCGGACGCCGTGGCCGTGCCGTTCGAGGACATGAAGGAGCGGATGCTCTTCTCCGAGGCGCTGGACACGGTCCGCTGTCTGGAGGAGGGCGTTCTGACCTCGGTCGCCGATGCCAACATCGGCTCCATCATGGGCATCGGCTTCCCGGCCTGGACGGGTGGCGTCCTCCAGTACATCAACGGCTACGAGGGCGGTCTGCCCGGCTTCGTCGCCCGAGCACGCGAACTGGCCGCGACGTACGGCGAGCGCTTCGAGCCGCCGGCCCTGCTGGTGGAGAAGGCGGAACGGGGCGAGACCTTCACGGATGCGTGA